A stretch of the Oceanicola sp. D3 genome encodes the following:
- a CDS encoding ABC transporter substrate-binding protein: MTNTATLSLALTLALTTPALAGPDPESLADGLQTDEWQAVLEAAEGQTVYWNAWGGSTTTNAFIDWVASRVKEDYGVTLEHVKLSDTADAVSRVLSEQQAGQNEGGAVDMIWINGPNFASMKGQDLLFGPFAEALPNWQYVDVENKDVQTDFTLPVEGYEAPWAMAQVVFIYDEARVPEPPKSMPALLDWAKANPRRFTFPQPPDFLGSTFLKQALIDLNGDDPALSKPVEEADYEAATAALWTFIEDLTPNLWRQGRAYPQTGPRQLQLIADGEVDIAISFSPGEASTAIANNELPPTARTYVLDGGTLGNASFVAIPYNSSAKSGAMVVADFLMSPEAQARAQDPAVLGYGTVLSMDKLPEESRATFDALDLGPATLSPAELGTAQPEPHPSWTTRLTEEWVKKHGVTE; the protein is encoded by the coding sequence ATGACCAACACCGCCACCCTCAGCCTCGCGCTCACCCTCGCGCTGACCACGCCCGCCCTCGCCGGGCCTGACCCGGAAAGCCTTGCTGACGGGCTCCAGACGGACGAGTGGCAGGCCGTGCTGGAGGCTGCCGAGGGGCAGACGGTTTATTGGAACGCCTGGGGCGGCTCGACCACCACCAACGCCTTCATCGACTGGGTCGCAAGCCGGGTGAAAGAAGACTACGGCGTCACGCTCGAACATGTGAAGCTCTCGGACACCGCCGATGCCGTCTCCCGCGTCCTCTCCGAGCAGCAGGCGGGCCAGAACGAGGGCGGCGCGGTTGATATGATCTGGATCAACGGGCCCAACTTCGCCTCGATGAAGGGGCAGGATCTGCTCTTTGGCCCCTTCGCGGAAGCCTTGCCGAACTGGCAATATGTCGATGTTGAAAACAAGGACGTGCAAACAGATTTCACCCTGCCCGTAGAAGGCTACGAGGCGCCCTGGGCGATGGCGCAGGTGGTCTTCATCTATGACGAGGCCCGCGTGCCCGAGCCGCCCAAATCCATGCCGGCGCTGCTGGATTGGGCCAAGGCCAACCCCAGGCGCTTCACCTTTCCGCAGCCGCCCGATTTTCTCGGCTCCACCTTCCTCAAGCAAGCGCTGATCGACCTGAACGGCGATGACCCGGCGCTCTCCAAGCCCGTCGAGGAGGCCGATTACGAGGCGGCGACGGCGGCGCTCTGGACCTTCATCGAAGACCTCACCCCCAACCTCTGGCGCCAAGGCCGCGCCTACCCGCAGACCGGCCCGCGCCAGCTGCAACTGATCGCGGATGGCGAGGTGGATATCGCCATTTCCTTCTCGCCGGGCGAGGCCTCTACCGCCATCGCCAACAACGAACTGCCGCCCACTGCCCGCACCTATGTGCTCGACGGCGGCACCCTCGGCAATGCGAGCTTCGTGGCGATCCCCTACAACTCTTCGGCCAAATCCGGGGCGATGGTGGTGGCCGATTTCCTTATGTCGCCAGAGGCGCAGGCGCGGGCGCAAGACCCGGCGGTGCTGGGATATGGCACGGTTCTGTCGATGGACAAGCTCCCCGAAGAAAGCCGCGCTACCTTCGACGCGCTCGATCTTGGGCCCGCCACCCTGTCACCCGCCGAGCTTGGCACCGCCCAGCCAGAGCCGCACCCCTCGTGGACAACCCGGCTCACCGAGGAGTGGGTCAAAAAGCACGGCGTCACCGAGTGA
- a CDS encoding CDP-alcohol phosphatidyltransferase family protein codes for MLDGVARKLIDPPLNRAGAALAARGWKADHVTLAGLALGLLAAALIWAGWPVLALVPLLASRLADGLDGAVARATTKTDFGGYLDICADFAFYAAVPLAFVLADPATNGAAGAFLLASFYINGSTFLGYAVLAERAKMQTTSRGAKTLYFTGGLLEGTETIVFFCALCALPHLFNPLAWAFGGLCLVTAISRVLLAHHTFSGEETK; via the coding sequence ATGCTCGACGGCGTCGCGCGCAAACTGATCGACCCGCCGCTGAACCGGGCGGGGGCAGCACTGGCCGCGCGCGGCTGGAAGGCCGATCATGTCACGCTGGCCGGGTTGGCGCTCGGGCTGCTTGCCGCCGCGCTGATCTGGGCGGGCTGGCCCGTCCTCGCCCTCGTGCCGCTGCTTGCCTCCCGCCTCGCGGACGGTCTTGATGGCGCGGTGGCGCGCGCCACCACCAAGACAGACTTCGGCGGCTACCTCGACATCTGCGCCGATTTCGCCTTCTACGCCGCCGTGCCGCTGGCCTTCGTCCTCGCCGACCCGGCAACCAATGGCGCGGCGGGGGCCTTTTTGCTGGCGAGCTTCTACATCAACGGCTCCACCTTCCTCGGCTATGCCGTGCTGGCCGAGCGCGCCAAGATGCAAACCACGTCGCGCGGCGCCAAAACACTCTATTTCACCGGCGGCCTGCTGGAGGGCACCGAAACCATCGTATTCTTCTGTGCCCTCTGCGCGCTGCCGCACCTGTTCAACCCGCTGGCATGGGCCTTCGGGGGCCTCTGCCTCGTCACCGCCATCAGTCGGGTGCTACTCGCCCACCACACCTTCTCCGGGGAGGAGACCAAATGA
- a CDS encoding MmcQ/YjbR family DNA-binding protein gives MDRAGVNAICAGFPGADVSDPWGGGHDAWKVGGKMFACIGAMGDGVSVKTDSIETAQLVIEAGHGIKAPYFHRSWVRLPWGMVEDAEVEERLRTSYALIRAGLTKKAQAALAPFTP, from the coding sequence ATGGACAGGGCTGGGGTGAACGCGATTTGTGCGGGGTTTCCGGGCGCCGACGTGTCGGACCCATGGGGCGGCGGCCATGATGCCTGGAAGGTGGGCGGCAAGATGTTTGCCTGCATCGGGGCAATGGGAGACGGTGTCAGCGTGAAGACCGACAGCATCGAGACGGCCCAGCTGGTGATCGAGGCCGGGCACGGCATCAAGGCTCCGTATTTCCACCGCAGCTGGGTGCGGCTGCCCTGGGGCATGGTTGAGGACGCCGAGGTGGAGGAGCGTCTGCGCACCAGCTACGCGCTCATCCGCGCCGGGCTCACCAAGAAGGCCCAGGCCGCGCTCGCCCCCTTCACGCCCTGA
- a CDS encoding YgcG family protein, translating to MTFHLRVFRPAHFLLAVLALILLPAAAMAQSYPELPASYVLDEAGVLSDAQETELAEAIAKVKTDTGVELAVVTVMSTADYGGFDGLEAFTTGLFNEWGLGDEEKADGILIFLARADREVRIELGSGLQADYGKESARIIDEVMLPAFREDRYGDGITEGTKAVITRIATPYATPASASGGETAAASGEAEGEGGGSGGAIMGGIGAAIVALIGFVVFKSKQAKANRVCESCGAKGQVEITRRTVQDSTETSTGVGEKTTACGACGHSSTERYTISKKSKSSSAAKTGGGKSEGGGASGKW from the coding sequence ATGACTTTTCATCTTCGCGTTTTCCGCCCCGCCCATTTCCTTCTGGCCGTTCTGGCCCTCATTCTCCTGCCCGCCGCCGCAATGGCCCAAAGCTACCCCGAGCTGCCCGCAAGCTATGTGCTCGATGAGGCCGGCGTGCTTTCGGACGCGCAGGAAACCGAACTGGCGGAGGCCATCGCCAAGGTGAAAACCGACACCGGCGTCGAGCTGGCCGTTGTCACCGTCATGTCCACCGCCGATTACGGCGGGTTCGATGGGCTGGAGGCCTTCACCACCGGGCTTTTCAATGAATGGGGGCTGGGCGATGAGGAGAAGGCCGACGGCATCCTCATCTTCCTCGCCCGCGCCGACCGTGAAGTGCGCATCGAGCTGGGCTCCGGGTTGCAGGCCGATTATGGCAAGGAAAGCGCACGGATCATCGACGAGGTGATGCTGCCCGCCTTCCGCGAAGATCGCTACGGCGACGGCATCACCGAGGGCACCAAGGCCGTCATCACCCGCATCGCCACACCCTATGCCACCCCGGCCTCGGCCAGTGGCGGCGAGACGGCGGCGGCGAGCGGCGAAGCTGAGGGCGAAGGCGGCGGCAGTGGCGGTGCGATCATGGGCGGCATCGGCGCGGCCATCGTCGCGCTGATCGGTTTTGTCGTGTTCAAGTCAAAGCAGGCCAAGGCCAACCGGGTTTGCGAAAGCTGCGGCGCCAAGGGGCAGGTCGAAATCACCCGCCGCACGGTGCAGGACTCTACAGAAACCTCCACCGGAGTGGGCGAGAAGACCACCGCCTGCGGCGCCTGCGGCCACAGCTCCACCGAGCGCTACACGATCTCGAAGAAGAGCAAATCCTCCTCCGCGGCCAAGACCGGCGGCGGCAAGTCTGAAGGGGGCGGTGCCTCGGGCAAGTGGTAG
- a CDS encoding isocitrate lyase/phosphoenolpyruvate mutase family protein: MDKFESYRALHVPGDPFIIANVWDVGSARMLAGMGAKALATSSAALAFVQGSRDMGALTRDASLAHAEEIVAAIDLPVQGDFENGFGDDPETVAETVRLAAEVGLAGICVEDMSYPDTLPYPADLATERMRAGASAARSLGRDFFFVARADGVMNGVYDMEEALARLTAFDEAGADGIYVPLPPTMDDLARICAATKKPVNALAAGAFTGSSLSDFAAAGVARVSLGSALARATHRVIFDAAEAMLAEGDFTPLARTIPGGQVQELIDKGAPGG, encoded by the coding sequence ATGGACAAATTCGAAAGCTACCGCGCCCTGCATGTGCCGGGTGATCCGTTCATAATCGCCAATGTCTGGGATGTCGGCTCGGCCCGGATGCTGGCGGGCATGGGGGCCAAGGCACTGGCCACCTCCTCGGCGGCGCTGGCCTTCGTGCAGGGCAGCCGCGACATGGGCGCACTCACCCGCGATGCCTCGCTGGCCCATGCCGAAGAGATCGTCGCCGCCATCGACCTGCCGGTGCAGGGCGACTTCGAGAACGGCTTTGGCGATGACCCAGAGACCGTGGCCGAAACCGTGCGCCTCGCCGCCGAGGTCGGCCTCGCTGGCATCTGCGTCGAAGACATGAGCTACCCCGACACCCTGCCCTACCCCGCGGACCTTGCCACCGAACGCATGCGCGCCGGGGCCAGCGCGGCGCGATCTCTTGGGCGCGATTTCTTCTTCGTCGCCCGCGCCGACGGGGTGATGAACGGGGTCTACGACATGGAAGAGGCACTGGCCCGCCTGACCGCCTTCGACGAGGCCGGGGCCGACGGCATCTATGTGCCCCTGCCCCCCACGATGGATGACCTCGCCCGCATCTGCGCCGCCACAAAGAAGCCGGTGAACGCGCTGGCTGCGGGGGCCTTCACCGGTTCAAGCCTCAGCGATTTTGCCGCCGCCGGGGTGGCGCGGGTTTCGCTGGGGTCCGCCCTCGCCCGCGCCACCCATCGGGTGATCTTCGACGCCGCCGAGGCGATGCTGGCAGAGGGCGATTTTACCCCGCTGGCCCGGACCATCCCGGGCGGGCAGGTGCAGGAGCTGATCGACAAGGGCGCTCCCGGCGGCTGA